A window from Dama dama isolate Ldn47 chromosome 11, ASM3311817v1, whole genome shotgun sequence encodes these proteins:
- the MFSD9 gene encoding major facilitator superfamily domain-containing protein 9, protein MRMEPGEQSSGMAPDRGLISATPRPREEPGTGTQEGAPGPGAVRARRFLLCLYLVGFLDLFGVSMVVPLLSVHVKSLGASPTVAGIVGSSYGILQLFSSTLVGCWSDVVGRRSSLLVCILCSALGYLMLAASTNVFLFTLARVPAGIFKHTLSISRALLADLVTEEERPVVLGQFNTASSMGFILGPVVGGYLAELDGGFYLTAFVCSSVFVLNAGLVWLFPWSEVKLSSPEDDLPRGRNQALWGKTDSATQRAASAQGTPVSKGPARLPWAEVLATLRGLRSLVLSALWVVFVVRLLMAVAVMLYYSNFVLALEERFGMGPRAAGYLTSCSSALGVLAGFALGPLLRLYGHQSYRLLLHSSVLTSTLLLLFASARGLDVAVACSVLLSFSTAIGRTCITDLQLTMGGVRAGGSLLGMGQSVTAVGRVLAPILSGVAQEVSPCGPPGLGAALGFVAVVIMSRNRPHSRGQEGDELKSE, encoded by the exons ATGCGCATGGAGCCGGGGGAACAGTCCAGCGGCATGGCCCCGGACAGGGGTTTGATATCAGCAACCCCGAGACCGCGGGAGGAGCCCGGGACAGGGACCCAGGAGGGGGCTCCCGGCCCCGGTGCCGTTCGAGCCCGCCGCTTCCTGCTCTGCCTCTACCTGGTAGGCTTCCTG GATTTGTTTGGTGTGAGCATGGTTGTGCCTTTACTGAGCGTTCATGTCAAGTCTCTTGGAGCAAGTCCAACAGTTGCTGGGATAGTAG gctcctcctatggcATTTTGCAACTCTTTTCCAGCACGTTAGTG GGCTGCTGGAGTGACGTCGTGGGAAGACGGTCTTCCTTACTGGTGTGCATCCTGTGCAGCGCCCTGGGTTACCTTATGCTCGCAGCATCTACCAACGTGTTCCTGTTCACCCTGGCCAGAGTCCCTGCAG GTATCTTTAAGCACACACTCTCCATCTCAAGGGCCCTGCTCGCTGATCTGGTCACAGAGGAGGAACGGCCAGTGGTGCTGGGACAGTTCAACACGGCATCCAGCATGGGCTTCATCTTGGGCCCAGTGGTCGGCGGGTATCTGGCTGAGCTAGACGGTGGGTTTTATCTCACGGCCTTCGTCTGCTCTTCTGTCTTCGTTCTCAACGCTG GTCTCGTTTGGCTGTTTCCATGGAGTGAAGTAAAACTCAGCAGTCCAGAGGATGACTTGCCACGGGGTAGGAACCAAGCGCTTTGGGGAAAGACAGACTCTGCCACGCAGAGGGCAGCCAGTGCCCAGGGGACCCCAGTGAGCAAGGGGCCGGCCAGACTGCCCTGGGCGGAGGTGCTGGCCACCCTGCGgggcctgaggagcctggtgctCTCCGCCCTGTGGGTCGTGTTCGTGGTGCGCCTGCTGATGGCCGTGGCCGTCATGCTGTACTACAGTAACTTCGTCCTGGCCCTGGAGGAGCGCTTCGGCATGGGGCCCCGGGCGGCCGGCTATCTCACCAGCTGCAGCAGCGCCCTGGGGGTCCTGGCCGGCTTCGCCCTGGGGCCCCTCCTGCGGCTGTATGGCCACCAGTCTTACCGGCTCCTGCTGCACTCCAGTGTGCTCACGTCTACGCTGCTGCTGCTCTTCGCCTCGGCACGCGGCCTGGACGTCGCGGTCGCCTGCTCCGTGCTCCTGTCCTTCTCCACCGCCATCGGCAGGACCTGCATCACCGACCTCCAGCTGACCATGGGCGGGGTGCGGGCCGGCGGCAGCCTCCTGGGCATGGGGCAGTCGGTGACGGCCGTGGGCCGGGTGCTTGCCCCCATCCTCTCGGGGGTGGCCCAGGAGGTGAGCCCCTGCGGCCCTCCCGGCCTGGGGGCGGCCTTAGGCTTCGTGGCGGTTGTCATCATGTCACGAAACAGACCTCATTCCCGCGGCCAAGAGGGTGATGAATTAAAAAGCGAGTAG